The following are encoded together in the Malaya genurostris strain Urasoe2022 chromosome 3, Malgen_1.1, whole genome shotgun sequence genome:
- the LOC131436561 gene encoding uncharacterized protein LOC131436561 — MGASRVVFQLCCFAILWLTIQGRAIDYDLYNEISENFQSTAEVSTTVATTTTTEQKTETTTEYKHKDIIQAYTVKVPQLHSIRHAAGTHYFAVRADEDLTEKLLEVQREVFDRPFSRTPPPRRVAPPKNK, encoded by the exons ATGGGTGCGAGTCGTGTAGTCTTCCAATTGTGCTGTTTTGCAATCCTATGGTTGACGATTCAAGGAAGAGCAATTGATTACGATCTCT ACAATGAAATATCCGAAAATTTCCAATCAACAGCGGAGGTAAGTACAACAGTAGCAACCACGACTACAACGGAGCAGAAGACCGAAACTACAACCGAATACAAACACAAGGACATCATTCAAGCGTACACAGTGAAGGTTCCGCAACTGCATTCAATCCGTCATGCTGCCGGAACGCATTATTTCGCGGTTCGGGCGGATGAAGATTTGACCGAAAAATTGCTGGAGGTACAGCGAGAAGTATTCGATAGG CCTTTCTCCCGCACACCACCGCCAAGGAGAGTTGCTCCACCTAAGAATAAATGA